One window from the genome of Balaenoptera musculus isolate JJ_BM4_2016_0621 chromosome 3, mBalMus1.pri.v3, whole genome shotgun sequence encodes:
- the LOC118892649 gene encoding LOW QUALITY PROTEIN: protein FAM76A-like (The sequence of the model RefSeq protein was modified relative to this genomic sequence to represent the inferred CDS: inserted 2 bases in 1 codon), which produces MAQTERNTREKAVGGAGRAVSNACTKCHQRFPFEALSXGQQLCKECRIVHPVVKCTYCRTEYQQESKTNTVCKKCAQNVQLYGMPKPHQHCNVTAAFTGNKCQRCTNSEKKCGPPCSCEQCKQQCAFDRKDDRKKVDGKLLCWLCTLPYKRVLQKTKEQRKHLSSCSRVGHQEKEQCSGLSGGSHYNSQKTLPTPSIQNEIPKKKKKSRFELITTNSLSSDLALDSPGTDHSVIIAQLKEEVATQKKMLHQKDQMILEKEKKVTELKADFRYQESQMRAKMNQMEKTHKEVTEQLQAKNRELLKQAAALSKNKKSEKSGAITSP; this is translated from the exons atggcacaaacagaAAG aaacacaagagagaaaGCGGTGGGCGGGGCCGGTAGGGCAGTGAGCAACGCCTGCACCAAATGCCACCAGCGCTTCCCCTTCGAGGCACTGTC CGGGCAGCAGCTGTGCAAGGAATGTCGGATTGTACACCCTGTTGTGAAGTGCACCTACTGTAGGACTGAGTACCAGCAGGAGAGTAAAACCAATACAGTATGCAAGAAATGTGCTCAGAATGTGCAGTTGTATGGAATGCCCAAACCTCATCAGCATTGCAACGTAACTGCAGCATTTACTGGCAACAAATGCCAGCGCTGCACAAATTCAGAGAAGAAGTGTGGACCACCATGTTCTTGTGAACAGTGCAAGCAGCAGTGTGCATTTGACAGGAAAGATGATAGAAAAAAGGTAGACGGGAAATTGTTATGCTGGCTGTGCACACTTCCATACAAACGGGTCCTTCAGAAGACCAAAGAGCAGAGGAAGCACCTGAGCAGTTGTTCCCGTGTCGGCcaccaggagaaggagcagtgcaGTGGACTGAGCGGTGGCAGCCATTATAACAGTCAGAAAACACTTCCTACACCTTCAATTCAAAATGAAatcccaaagaaaaaaaaaaaatccaggtttgAGTTGATCACAACCAACAGCCTGTCCTCAGACCTGGCTCTGGACTCACCAGGCACGGACCACTCTGTCATCATTGCCCAACTGAAGGAAGAAGTAGCCACTCAGAAGAAGATGCTGCATCAAAAGGATCAAATGAttttagagaaagagaagaaggtcACAGAGTTGAAGGCTGATTTTCGATACCAAGAATCTCAGATGAGAGCCAAAATGAACCAGATGGAGAAAACCCACAAAGAAGTTACAGAACAACTGCAGGCCAAAAACCGAGAGCTCCTGAAGCAAGCAGCTGCCTTGTCCAAGAACAAGAAGTCAGAGAAGTCAGGAGCTATAACCTCTCCATGA